From a region of the Babesia bovis T2Bo chromosome 1, whole genome shotgun sequence genome:
- a CDS encoding RNA recognition motif domain containingprotein, which produces MNDKAKNIKLFVGNLPYEITEIELRNILQGCGNIRFAIIRKDRQTNKSKGYAHVEYRYDWEAVAAFKRLLGKEIHGRILKVDFCDEVLRKRYSELVTAAANIQKPVTVSSVLPSVLSSEGNGSINTHADQNVAELIDGNRISFNSPEYLSTLLQNASQKRLRPDDIMVDSNGRMFNEELFSIISNMNMLHVAELINFIDERMMESTVNSRHVIRSHSNFDSVLTHAKLLLNVNMINSGMSTNMRFSRNDNLSSILKYYILGLKMNM; this is translated from the exons ATGAATGATAAAGCaaaaaatatcaaattgTTTG TAGGAAATCTGCCATACGAGATCACCGAAATCGAATTGCGAAATATACTTCAAGGTTGTGGTAACATAAGATTCGCCAT TATACGAAAGGACAGGCAAACGAATAAAAGTAAAGGGTATGCTCATGTGGAATATCGCTATGACTGGGAGGCAGTTGCGGCCTTCAAGCGTCTTTTAGGGAAGGAGATTCATGGTAGGATACTTAAAGTTGATTTTTGTGATGAAGTTCTTCGAAAGCGATACTCCGAATTGGTAACTGCTGCTGCCAACATCCAAAAACCTGTAACTGTCTCTAGTGTACTACCTTCCGTCCTTTCCTCGGAAGGAAATGGCAGCATCAATACCCATGCTGATCAGAATGTGGCCGAACTTATTGACGGTAATCGCATTTCTTTTAATTCACCGGAATACCTATCCACTttactgcaaaatgcaTCTCAAAAACGACTCAGACCCGATGATATTATGGTGGATTCTAATGGTCGTATGTTCAACGAGGAATTATTTTCTATTATCAGTAACATGAATATGCTACATGTTGCAGAACTAATAAATTTTATTGATGAACGAATGATGGAGTCCACCGTTAACAGTCGTCATGTGATTCGATCTCATTCAAATTTTGATTCGGTTCTCACACATGCTAAGCTATTACTGAATGTGAATATGATAAACTCAGGTATGTCAACGAATATGAGGTTTTCCCGCAATGATAATTTGTCAAGCATATTGaagtattatatattgggGCTAAAAATGAACATGTGA
- a CDS encoding Adenosine/AMP deaminase family protein, protein MLKTMDVYPTNAELQKMGEWERKSIWKKMPKMELHMHGDIACPVNKLIDIYNDYADENDRLTEQDILQNIICNYKIKDLVEFIDKTRMICKVFANNSKILERSSKEAILAKYREGVVGLEFRFSPAYLAEGCGYSYDEVVNDVLSGMEQAKKQIKTPFEVGAIYIGEIGIHDQFPFSESVDYFFKHRDKFIGFDNAGYPADFAPFADQFKRLVDAGVNLTLHAGETPPDCNERLAMALDFGAKRIGHGIECAKSPEMMKRLIDEDVILEVCPKSNWITNPSINMSDHPIRKIYDAGVKVCINTDDPMMMTNSLHEEYDLLFTHLGFGYADFVKMNTWALEKSFLSKEAKLTLKKAYFPNANI, encoded by the exons ATGTTGAAAACAATGGATGTATATCCCACTAACGCCGAACTCCAGAAGATGGGAGAATGGGAGCGGAAATCTATATGGAAGAAGATGCCAAAGATGGAGCTTCATATGCATGGAGACATTGCATGCCCTGTTAATAAGTTAATTGAC ATATATAACGATTATGCGGATGAAAATGATCGTCTAACCGAACAAGATATCTtgcaaaatattatatgtaatTACAAAATTAAGGATTTAGTGGAATTCATCGATAAGACACGTATGATATGTAAA GTTTTTGCAAACAATTCAAAAATCCTCGAACGCTCATCTAAGGAAGCTATTCTTGCTAAATACAGGGAAGGTGTAGT GGGATTGGAGTTCAGGTTTTCCCCGGCTTACCTTGCCGAAGGATGTGGTTATTCGTATGATGAGGTGGTTAATGATGTTCTGTCTGGTATGGAGCAAGctaaaaaacaaataaagaCACCATTCGAG GTTGgagcaatatatattggtgAGATAGGTATCCATGATCAGTTCCCGTTTTCAGAATCAGTTGATTACTTTTTCAAGCATCGTGACAAATTTATTGGTTTTGACAATGCGGGATATCCTGCCGACTTTGCACCATTTGCGGATCAATTCAAGCGTCTTGTAGATGCCGGCGTTAATCTCACTCTTCATGCAGGAGAAACGCCACCTGATTGTAATGAACGTTTGGCAATGGCTCTTGACTTTGGTGCCAAACGTATAGGTCATGGTATTGAATGTGCCAAATCACCCGAAATGATGAAGAGGTTGATAGATGAGGATGTTATACTAGAGGTTTGTCCAAAGTCGAATTGGATTACCAACCCATCAATTAATATGTCGGATCACCCAATTAGGAAGATATATGATGCTGGTGTTAAGGTGTGTATCAATACCGATGATCCTATGATGATGACCAACAGCCTACACG AGGAATATGATCTGCTGTTCACCCATTTAGGATTTGGATATGCAGATTTCGTTAAGATGAATACATGGGCATTAGAAAAGTCATTCCTTAGCAAAGAGGCAAAATTGACCCTCAAGAAAGCATACTTCCCTAACGCAAACATATAA
- a CDS encoding Restriction endonuclease-like superfamily protein, with amino-acid sequence MAVLRAREAIILRSIRHESRIRQIGRRIHKRFRSWTQQRTRKYWMPQKVSLHAPVDIMDSWSISAVVQKAATVRKHDSHMWYNFGNRVIELAPTLCPQQIGYIYYGYGKSRFYNKHFYEKISEYSAPLLSNFPSSSLMCVVWCLSRLQLRQTAFLNRLASVVADKFDSLRTTDLMKICDGLARLDITTPYLKQQIADKMIGRLDSLYAQDFRNAMNDVTLFHMYDENTQIYIMERFPRIFICARANTLRQALSCALVVRVMLQNVWLKLNQSTRNFYTRLSTRTIQQSERSPSLFHWDVSSTLAELGIQHRNTFYWGCYWIDIGEVRDRQNCWFVDGPCCFYSGTTKYTNKVKLQHSVLKKLGWNIRRIPWFQWVDVMRDQQERKAFVKYIRERQPQKDLVDDEALSCVELNEKLNTIKQLHTKSKRTLTQLSN; translated from the exons ATGGCTGTGCTAAGAGCCAGGGAAGCAATTATATTAAGATCTATCAGACATGAATCAAGGATCCGTCAAATAGGTAGAAGGATACATAAACGCTTTCGGTCTTGGACCCAGCAAAG AACAAGAAAATATTGGATGCCACAAAAAGTTTCACTCCATGCACCTGTCGATATTATGGacagctggtctatatcaGCAGTGGTACAAAAAGCGGCAACTGTAAGAAAACACGATTCCCATATGTG GTATAATTTCGGTAATAGAGTCATAGAGCTAGCACCAACTTTATGCCCACAACAGATTggctatatatattacgg TTATGGTAAAAGTCGATTCTACAATAAACATTTTTATGAGAAAATTTCGGAATATTCTGCACCACTATTGAGCAACTTTCCTAGCAGTAGCTTGATGTGCGTGGTTTGGTGTTTGAGTAGACTACAGCTTAGGCAAACTGCATTTCTAAATAGA CTAGCTTCTGTCGTAGCGGATAAATTTGACTCTCTACGTACAACAGATCTAATGAAAATATGTGACGGTTTGGCCAGGTTG GATATAACCACGCCTTACCTCAAACAACAGATTGCTGACAAAATGATTGGGCGACTAGACAGTTTATATGCACAAGATTTCAGAAATGCCATGAACGACGTTACATTGTTTCACATGTACGATGAAAATACccaaatatacataatggaaCGTTTTCCCAG AATTTTCATATGTGCTAGAGCTAATACTTTGAGACAGGCACTTTCTTGTGCCCTCGTTGTCCGTGTTATGTTGCAAAATGTATGGTTAAAGTTGAACCAATCTACACGTAACTTCTACACAAGACTCAG CACTCGAACAATACAACAATCGGAACGCAGCCCTTCATTATTTCATTGGGATGTGTCCTCCACTTTAGCTGAGCTGGGCATACAACATCGCAATACTTTCTATTGGGGATGCTACTGGATAGATATAGGAGAAGTACGTGATCGTCAAAATTGTTGGTTCGTGGACGGCCCGTGCTGCTTTTATTCTGGTACCACAAAATACACAAACAAGGTGAAACTACAACACAG TGTTCTCAAAAAGCTTGGATGGAACATTCGTCGAATACCATGGTTTCAATGGGTTGACGTCATGAGAGACCAACAAGAAAGAAAAGCATTTGTAAA atatattaGGGAACGTCAACCACAAAAGGATTTGGTGGATGATGAAGCTTTAAGTTGTGTGGAACTGAATGAAAAATTGAACACAATAAAACAACTTCACACAAAGTCTAAAAGAACCTTAACCCAATTATCCAATTAG